In a single window of the Mycobacterium sp. 050128 genome:
- a CDS encoding mycofactocin-coupled SDR family oxidoreductase, with the protein MSGNMIHGDARLNGRVAGKRVLVTGAARGMGRSHAVRLAEEGADLILVDICASLPELEYPLASREDLDETARLVEKHDRRAITRVVDIRDAEALAAAVADGVQELGGLDAAVANAGVLTVGTWDSTTSEQWRTVLDVNLIGTWNTCAAALPHLVDRGGSLILISSSAGIKGTPLHLPYTASKHGVVGLSKALANELAAQSIRVNTVHPTGVETGMRPESMQEILAGTRSDLIPIFLNALPAVMAEPIDISNAVLFLVSDESRFVTGLEFKVDAGVTLR; encoded by the coding sequence ATGAGCGGCAACATGATTCACGGCGACGCGCGTTTGAACGGACGGGTTGCGGGCAAGCGTGTATTGGTCACCGGGGCTGCGCGCGGGATGGGCCGCAGCCATGCGGTGCGACTGGCCGAGGAGGGCGCCGACCTCATCCTCGTCGACATCTGTGCGTCGCTGCCAGAGTTGGAGTACCCGCTGGCGTCGCGTGAAGACCTTGACGAGACCGCCCGCCTGGTCGAAAAACACGATCGCCGCGCCATCACCCGGGTAGTCGATATTCGCGACGCTGAAGCGTTGGCAGCGGCGGTGGCAGACGGTGTGCAAGAGCTGGGCGGGTTGGATGCGGCGGTGGCCAATGCCGGTGTGCTGACCGTCGGGACGTGGGACTCAACGACATCCGAACAGTGGCGCACGGTGCTCGACGTCAATCTCATCGGCACCTGGAACACGTGTGCGGCGGCGCTGCCGCATCTGGTCGACCGGGGCGGCAGCTTGATTCTCATCAGCTCCTCCGCCGGCATTAAGGGCACCCCTTTGCACCTGCCCTACACGGCCTCCAAGCATGGGGTTGTCGGGCTGAGTAAGGCACTGGCCAATGAGCTTGCAGCGCAAAGTATTCGCGTGAATACCGTCCACCCCACCGGGGTCGAGACGGGTATGCGTCCGGAGTCGATGCAGGAAATACTGGCCGGGACTCGCTCGGACTTGATCCCGATCTTCTTGAACGCCTTGCCCGCGGTGATGGCCGAGCCGATCGACATCAGCAACGCCGTGCTGTTCCTAGTGTCCGACGAGTCCAGATTTGTCACCGGACTCGAGTTCAAGGTCGATGCCGGCGTCACTTTGCGGTGA
- a CDS encoding mycofactocin-coupled SDR family oxidoreductase produces the protein MSRLDGKVAFITGVARGQGRSHAIRLAREGASIVGVDICADIPANHYPMASRDELDETVASVEAEGGKILGLVADVRDFHQVKTAVDTGVEQFGRLDIVLANAGIAPVAFRELSIEEELEQWRAAVAVNLDGAYHAAWAAIPHLLAGNRGGVIIFTSSTAGLKGFGGLQGGGLGYAASKHGIVGLMRTLANSLAPMSIRVNTVHPTAVNTMMAVNPAMTEFLENYPGSGAHLQNPMPVELLEPADISAAIAYLVSDEAKYVTGVTFPVDAGFCNKL, from the coding sequence ATGAGTCGTCTGGACGGCAAGGTCGCATTCATTACGGGGGTGGCGCGCGGTCAGGGTCGCAGTCACGCGATTCGTCTGGCCCGCGAGGGAGCAAGCATTGTCGGCGTGGACATCTGTGCCGACATCCCGGCCAACCACTACCCGATGGCCAGCCGGGACGAACTCGACGAAACGGTGGCCTCGGTTGAGGCCGAGGGCGGCAAGATCCTGGGACTAGTAGCCGATGTGCGGGACTTTCATCAGGTCAAGACGGCGGTGGATACCGGGGTCGAGCAGTTCGGGCGCCTCGACATCGTGCTGGCCAACGCCGGAATCGCCCCGGTGGCCTTTCGCGAGTTGAGCATCGAAGAAGAGCTCGAACAGTGGAGGGCCGCGGTCGCCGTCAATCTCGACGGTGCATACCACGCCGCGTGGGCGGCGATCCCACATCTCCTCGCCGGCAACCGCGGCGGTGTCATCATTTTCACCAGTTCCACCGCGGGGTTGAAAGGGTTCGGCGGATTGCAAGGTGGTGGCCTGGGCTACGCGGCATCCAAGCATGGCATCGTCGGATTGATGCGTACGCTCGCCAATTCGCTTGCGCCGATGAGTATTCGGGTCAATACGGTGCACCCGACGGCGGTCAACACCATGATGGCCGTGAATCCCGCCATGACCGAATTCTTGGAAAACTATCCGGGTTCTGGCGCACACTTGCAGAATCCCATGCCCGTCGAGCTGCTCGAACCTGCTGACATTAGCGCGGCGATCGCGTACCTGGTTTCCGATGAAGCGAAGTATGTGACCGGCGTGACCTTTCCGGTCGATGCCGGCTTCTGCAACAAGCTATGA